The following proteins are encoded in a genomic region of Gemmatimonadota bacterium:
- a CDS encoding Ig-like domain-containing protein, translated as MFRRSSLPRTLALLLAARALGACDTASGTGPGDTEEPPPSVDTTPPTVTGVFPANGGTGVTGDAQVTVTFSEPVVNVTGATFFIDGVAADLTAQATQATLTPSAALPGGQTYTVRVTTGVTDIAGNALSAAFSSTFTTAAAPLAVAGADQDVEFGSTVVLDGSGSSDPDGDALTYAWTQIAGPAVTVPTGAQGTVQVPAEPATLVFELVVSDGSFDSAPDRVTIQVVEDPTATWWVSASNGSDGAAGTRAAPFATIQHAIDVAAAQSGDVYVADGTYTESLVLKTGVSVYGGYDATSWQRAAERLESRVRGGTTAIVGTGVQDVRVHGLDVAAANATQTGQSSVAIFLRSSTGIVLAGNRFAAGSGGAGSNGSTGASGGGGANGSGGTTAFFAFACSQSGGAGGSSPIGRAGGRGGSSGGVGGGGTGQSGQGPAGGGGPGGGFGGAGTGGSAGGTGAAGASGAGGAGVGSVSSSGYLPADGGSGSSGVHGGGGGGGGGGGGGVACGASGGGGGAGGRAGSGGTGGTGGGASLAVLLAQGSQATLTGNQLITAAGGAGGEGGAGGTGGSGGSGANGGGGNANGGAGGRGGNGGRGGDGGAGGGGGGGPSIAVLEDASSSSARTGNDVTPGAGGVGGSGADIGMVAPWHKVG; from the coding sequence ATGTTCCGCAGATCGTCCCTTCCCCGAACCCTCGCGCTGCTCCTGGCCGCCCGGGCGCTGGGCGCCTGCGACACGGCCAGCGGCACCGGTCCGGGCGACACGGAAGAGCCGCCGCCGTCCGTCGACACCACGCCACCCACGGTCACCGGCGTCTTCCCCGCGAACGGCGGGACCGGTGTCACGGGCGACGCCCAGGTCACCGTCACCTTCTCGGAGCCGGTCGTGAACGTGACCGGCGCCACGTTCTTCATCGACGGCGTCGCGGCCGACCTGACGGCGCAGGCAACGCAGGCGACGCTGACGCCGAGCGCGGCCCTACCGGGTGGGCAGACCTACACCGTCCGGGTCACCACGGGGGTCACGGACATCGCAGGCAATGCGCTGTCGGCGGCTTTCTCCTCCACCTTCACCACGGCGGCGGCTCCCCTGGCCGTGGCCGGGGCCGACCAGGACGTGGAGTTCGGCAGCACCGTCGTGCTCGACGGCTCGGGCAGCAGCGATCCGGACGGAGACGCCCTCACGTACGCCTGGACCCAGATCGCCGGTCCGGCGGTCACCGTCCCCACCGGCGCGCAGGGCACGGTGCAGGTGCCGGCCGAGCCGGCCACGCTGGTCTTCGAGCTCGTCGTCTCCGACGGGTCGTTCGACAGCGCGCCCGACCGGGTGACCATCCAGGTGGTGGAGGATCCGACCGCTACCTGGTGGGTGAGCGCGTCCAACGGCAGTGACGGCGCGGCCGGCACGCGTGCGGCGCCGTTCGCCACCATCCAGCACGCCATCGACGTGGCGGCCGCGCAGTCGGGCGACGTCTACGTGGCCGACGGCACGTACACGGAGAGCCTGGTCCTGAAGACCGGCGTGAGCGTGTACGGCGGCTACGATGCGACCTCGTGGCAGCGCGCGGCGGAGCGCCTGGAGAGCCGCGTGCGCGGCGGTACCACCGCCATCGTCGGCACCGGCGTCCAGGACGTCCGCGTCCACGGGCTCGATGTCGCGGCGGCGAACGCCACGCAGACGGGTCAGAGCTCGGTGGCGATCTTCCTGCGCTCGAGCACGGGCATCGTGCTCGCGGGCAACCGCTTCGCGGCCGGATCGGGTGGGGCCGGGAGCAACGGGTCCACCGGCGCCTCCGGAGGCGGCGGCGCCAATGGCTCGGGCGGCACGACCGCCTTCTTCGCCTTCGCGTGCAGCCAGTCGGGCGGAGCGGGCGGCAGCTCGCCCATCGGGCGGGCCGGCGGTCGGGGCGGCTCCTCCGGCGGCGTCGGGGGCGGCGGGACCGGCCAGTCCGGCCAGGGTCCCGCGGGTGGCGGCGGACCGGGTGGGGGCTTCGGCGGCGCCGGCACCGGCGGCTCGGCCGGCGGGACCGGCGCGGCGGGCGCCTCCGGCGCCGGCGGGGCGGGAGTGGGCTCGGTGTCGTCGTCGGGGTACCTGCCCGCCGACGGAGGCTCGGGCAGCTCCGGCGTGCACGGCGGCGGCGGCGGGGGTGGCGGCGGCGGAGGCGGAGGCGTCGCGTGTGGGGCCTCGGGCGGCGGCGGCGGTGCCGGCGGCCGGGCCGGCTCCGGCGGGACCGGCGGCACGGGCGGCGGAGCCTCGCTGGCGGTGCTGCTGGCACAGGGCAGCCAGGCCACCCTGACCGGGAACCAGCTGATCACCGCCGCGGGCGGCGCCGGAGGCGAAGGCGGCGCGGGCGGCACGGGCGGATCCGGCGGATCGGGCGCCAACGGCGGCGGCGGCAACGCCAACGGCGGGGCCGGCGGTCGCGGCGGCAACGGAGGTCGCGGAGGCGACGGCGGCGCCGGGGGTGGCGGCGGCGGGGGCCCCTCGATCGCCGTTCTGGAGGACGCCTCCAGCTCGAGCGCCCGCACGGGGAACGACGTCACGCCCGGTGCCGGTGGCGTGGGCGGCAGCGGCGCGGACATCGGCATGGTCGCGCCCTGGCACAAGGTGGGCTGA
- a CDS encoding type VI secretion system baseplate subunit TssG: MSAASVSERMPDLCTPTRGCTHTLDSALPTLVRLGVGAERVAVETAGGGWPPGQVLAQSPEPGTPLRPETRVRLVVAGFGGLESLPYPMRDEHPDEFRADRLFALFDSPLQKVAHHVRRAGGHLELQPGVRASALRWIEDLFHLDASVFADERLPALVRLLPVLHRVAGLEEGPRLALGLVFGLPVRAVVLESVARPLPDERRTRLGSTWTRLGIDAVAGSSTAAGLSVRLEIGPVGLETWLTHTAEALAAERAALLRLVLPAGLATAVEESWTVAAPGDGCRLGVGEVADAVPVRTPILLGINTHLEGA, from the coding sequence GTGAGCGCGGCCTCCGTGAGCGAGCGCATGCCCGATCTGTGCACGCCTACCCGAGGCTGTACGCACACGCTCGACTCGGCGCTCCCGACCCTGGTGCGACTGGGCGTCGGCGCGGAGCGCGTCGCGGTGGAGACGGCCGGCGGTGGCTGGCCTCCCGGGCAGGTGCTCGCGCAGAGCCCGGAGCCGGGCACGCCGCTGCGCCCGGAGACGCGCGTCCGTCTCGTGGTCGCAGGATTCGGCGGGCTGGAAAGCCTGCCGTACCCCATGCGGGACGAGCATCCGGACGAGTTCCGCGCGGACCGGCTCTTCGCGCTGTTCGACAGCCCGTTGCAGAAGGTGGCGCATCACGTCCGCCGCGCCGGAGGGCACCTGGAGCTGCAGCCCGGCGTGCGCGCCTCCGCCCTGCGCTGGATCGAGGACCTCTTCCACCTGGACGCCTCCGTCTTCGCGGACGAGCGGCTCCCGGCGCTCGTCCGGTTGTTGCCCGTCCTGCACCGGGTCGCGGGCCTGGAGGAGGGGCCCCGCCTCGCGCTGGGCCTGGTCTTCGGCCTGCCCGTGCGGGCCGTGGTGCTCGAGTCCGTGGCGCGGCCCCTCCCGGACGAGCGGCGCACCCGCCTGGGCAGCACCTGGACGCGCCTGGGCATCGACGCCGTGGCCGGCTCGTCCACCGCGGCCGGGCTGTCCGTCCGGCTGGAGATCGGGCCGGTCGGTCTCGAGACCTGGTTGACCCACACGGCAGAGGCGCTGGCGGCCGAGCGGGCCGCGCTCCTGCGCCTGGTGCTCCCGGCCGGTCTCGCGACCGCCGTGGAGGAATCGTGGACCGTGGCCGCACCCGGCGATGGCTGCCGGCTCGGCGTCGGTGAGGTCGCCGACGCCGTTCCCGTCCGCACGCCGATCCTGCTCGGCATCAACACCCACCTCGAAGGGGCGTAG
- a CDS encoding vWA domain-containing protein, producing MRAAVAGRLVTLLLGVVAPLSAQDIGPVSRLVACPEGPGSGCLVVPLTVPDDLDPAAAADPARWRARIGDAELPVSALAVDPTASPPLDLLVLVDASGSMAGGGLQFVRSALRVLIEQLPADARVAVAPFASRRVEERIDAAAFGPPQAAVARLDGLPAPDGNTGLYSAVAAGARRLQRERGTAARASVLLVVTDGRNDVGGAGDDPGLLRGGEGRAAARTELRAGGVEAWVLGAGAGVDPDELAALTTPGRSTVLSTTDPVALTGALTDMAAAWARGRRATVVVPAWAYDRMARGARPFTLTVDAGGEVRTVVEARWQPPRFVPPPIAGRPSVDRGSVSPVAARRAVLLAFWAGLLVLLAFPLDARFAAGPQPMRVERRAFRFFGRRQETPPDVLLDVEEAAPRDPREETASRARRR from the coding sequence GTGAGGGCGGCCGTCGCGGGGCGTCTGGTCACGCTGCTCCTGGGCGTCGTTGCCCCCCTGTCCGCGCAGGACATCGGGCCCGTGAGCCGCCTGGTCGCCTGTCCGGAGGGGCCGGGCAGCGGCTGCCTGGTCGTGCCGCTCACGGTGCCGGACGACCTCGACCCCGCCGCGGCCGCGGACCCGGCCCGCTGGAGGGCCCGGATCGGGGACGCGGAGCTGCCGGTGTCCGCGCTCGCCGTCGATCCCACCGCGTCGCCCCCGCTCGACCTGCTGGTCCTGGTGGACGCGAGCGGCAGCATGGCCGGGGGCGGCCTCCAGTTCGTGCGGTCGGCGCTGCGGGTCCTCATCGAGCAGCTTCCCGCAGACGCCCGTGTCGCCGTGGCGCCGTTCGCGAGCCGCCGCGTGGAAGAGCGGATCGATGCCGCGGCCTTCGGGCCGCCGCAGGCCGCGGTGGCGCGCCTGGACGGGCTGCCGGCCCCGGACGGCAACACCGGTCTCTACTCCGCCGTCGCCGCGGGAGCCCGGCGCCTGCAACGGGAGCGTGGCACCGCGGCGCGCGCGAGCGTGCTGCTGGTGGTGACCGACGGGCGCAACGACGTCGGTGGCGCCGGCGACGATCCGGGCCTGCTGCGCGGAGGCGAGGGTCGCGCCGCGGCGCGCACGGAGTTGCGGGCGGGCGGCGTGGAGGCCTGGGTCCTGGGCGCCGGGGCGGGTGTCGACCCGGACGAACTCGCCGCGCTCACCACGCCGGGTCGGTCCACGGTCCTGTCGACCACCGATCCCGTGGCGCTGACGGGTGCGCTGACCGACATGGCCGCGGCGTGGGCGCGGGGGCGACGCGCCACCGTGGTGGTGCCGGCCTGGGCCTACGACCGCATGGCCCGTGGGGCCCGCCCCTTCACCCTCACGGTGGATGCGGGCGGGGAGGTCCGCACGGTCGTCGAGGCGCGCTGGCAACCGCCCCGGTTCGTCCCGCCGCCCATCGCGGGGCGGCCGTCCGTGGACCGCGGAAGCGTCTCCCCGGTGGCGGCGCGCCGCGCCGTCCTCCTCGCGTTCTGGGCGGGCCTGCTGGTGTTGCTGGCCTTCCCGCTGGACGCCCGCTTCGCGGCCGGTCCGCAGCCGATGAGGGTGGAACGCCGCGCATTTCGCTTCTTCGGGCGGAGGCAGGAGACGCCGCCCGATGTCCTGCTGGACGTCGAGGAGGCCGCCCCGCGCGATCCGCGCGAGGAGACCGCATCGCGGGCCCGTCGCCGTTGA
- a CDS encoding phage baseplate assembly protein V, producing the protein MRVILTVEIGEQRLLKTELERLEVVQTLGDHTRCSLEFIRDRGTDLTLEHVLGQTLTVSLEDDDGGVVVFEGDVTRASQSHLLNYGSRFVVEGASRSHRLSEHRGLRYFNNRTFAEIVAELGATLVGEPPDGSPLNYVQLGESEFDFLVRLADDHGFHVRNGRGGLEVCAGFAEEEIELVWGRDLLEVHAEVRPVNPGTKGAFYQADEKKDHRFHGVRRPPEWLGGGEALTRLTRDLAARVAGGGDPLVVETASRTPTLADYRTRLEQESERAQGTAVRVRGQSTQIRLCAGARVHLRGSRAFRLPTEGVFGLVEVIHRFDGQQYTNTFVATPWARFTGFHKPDRRPAAGVVTAVVVANDDPAGQGRIRVRYGWQDEPQHTGWVRVASLHAGNGRGVHWIPEIGDEVLVAFEQADPERPVVIGSLWNGKDAVPQVDAANDVKTIATRSGNTIRLVDTADEERIEIWTAGGLCLLRLANDADGVPTVTVHSEGDLALEAAGEIRMVCARLVQQVSETAHQEVEGDLHLKVSGTLNAEAEAGLKMASAADTVLGASGVLHLNASGEANLTGSRVKMNPSGYSAPSVTAEAAPERPLDWEPQPVPVVQLGRSSADPATPRLAE; encoded by the coding sequence ATGCGCGTCATCCTGACGGTGGAGATCGGCGAGCAGCGTCTCCTCAAGACCGAGCTCGAGCGACTCGAGGTGGTCCAGACGCTCGGCGACCATACCCGCTGCAGCCTGGAGTTCATCCGGGATCGCGGGACGGACCTCACCCTGGAGCACGTGCTGGGGCAGACGCTCACCGTCTCCCTCGAGGACGACGACGGTGGGGTGGTGGTCTTCGAAGGCGACGTGACCCGCGCGTCCCAGTCGCACCTGCTCAACTACGGGTCGCGCTTCGTGGTCGAAGGGGCTTCGCGCTCGCACCGGCTCTCCGAGCATCGGGGGCTGCGCTACTTCAACAACCGCACCTTCGCGGAGATCGTGGCGGAGCTGGGCGCCACCCTGGTGGGCGAGCCGCCGGACGGCAGCCCGCTCAACTACGTCCAGCTCGGGGAGTCCGAATTCGACTTCCTCGTGCGCCTGGCGGACGATCACGGCTTCCACGTGCGCAACGGCCGGGGTGGCCTGGAGGTGTGCGCCGGCTTCGCCGAAGAAGAGATCGAGCTGGTGTGGGGGCGCGACCTGCTGGAGGTGCACGCCGAGGTGCGACCGGTGAACCCGGGCACCAAGGGCGCGTTCTACCAGGCGGACGAGAAGAAGGACCACCGCTTCCACGGCGTGCGCCGGCCGCCCGAGTGGTTGGGTGGGGGAGAGGCGCTGACCCGGCTGACCCGCGACCTGGCGGCTCGCGTCGCGGGAGGCGGCGATCCGCTGGTCGTGGAGACGGCGAGCCGCACGCCGACGCTGGCCGACTACCGCACCCGCCTCGAACAGGAGAGCGAGCGGGCGCAGGGAACCGCCGTGCGCGTCCGCGGGCAGTCCACCCAGATCCGGCTGTGCGCCGGGGCGCGGGTGCATCTGCGCGGGTCCCGGGCGTTCCGGCTCCCGACCGAAGGCGTCTTCGGGCTCGTGGAGGTGATCCATCGCTTCGACGGTCAGCAATACACCAACACCTTCGTGGCCACGCCCTGGGCCCGCTTCACCGGCTTCCACAAGCCGGACCGGCGCCCGGCCGCGGGGGTGGTCACGGCCGTGGTGGTGGCCAACGACGATCCCGCCGGCCAGGGCCGCATCCGCGTGCGCTACGGCTGGCAGGACGAGCCCCAGCACACCGGCTGGGTGCGGGTCGCGTCCCTGCACGCGGGGAACGGCCGCGGCGTGCACTGGATCCCGGAGATCGGGGACGAGGTGCTGGTCGCGTTCGAGCAGGCGGATCCCGAGCGCCCGGTGGTCATCGGCTCGCTCTGGAACGGCAAGGACGCCGTGCCCCAGGTGGATGCGGCCAACGACGTGAAGACGATCGCGACCCGCAGCGGAAACACGATCCGGCTGGTCGACACGGCGGACGAGGAGCGGATCGAGATCTGGACGGCGGGCGGGCTGTGCCTGCTGCGCCTGGCCAACGACGCCGACGGGGTCCCCACCGTGACCGTGCATTCCGAAGGCGATCTCGCGCTGGAGGCGGCCGGAGAGATCCGGATGGTGTGCGCCCGACTCGTCCAGCAGGTGAGCGAGACCGCCCATCAGGAGGTCGAGGGCGACCTGCACCTGAAGGTGTCGGGGACGTTGAACGCCGAGGCCGAGGCCGGGCTCAAGATGGCGTCGGCCGCGGATACGGTGCTGGGGGCCAGCGGCGTGTTGCACCTCAATGCGAGCGGCGAGGCCAACCTCACCGGCTCACGTGTGAAGATGAACCCGTCCGGCTACAGCGCTCCGAGCGTCACCGCGGAGGCGGCGCCCGAGCGACCGCTCGACTGGGAGCCGCAGCCGGTGCCGGTCGTGCAGCTCGGGCGGAGCAGCGCCGATCCAGCGACGCCCCGCCTGGCGGAGTAG
- a CDS encoding BadF/BadG/BcrA/BcrD ATPase family protein, translated as MVMPNEVVIGIDGGGTRTRVLIMDREGREIGRGEGSATLVDPEAPGKAALLVDTIVRRVLNEHRVPRPAAALWAALAGAGREVTRTRIRSELEEISRDMVRRVGVGTDVDAAIHDAFDHQPGIVLIAGTGTIVHALSPGGERMSVGGWGARLGDEGSGYAIALAGLKAILRAQDGRSEPTALTGLLADLDLETPAALVDWVAHATKRDVAALAPRVVAIADDGDPVAKQIVEQAVSELRLHLKAILERLGPQSRIRTVALVGGLVMPGRPLRSRMERVIAELGLEILAREVRPDRGAARFAMDLIEATV; from the coding sequence ATGGTTATGCCGAACGAGGTGGTGATCGGGATCGATGGAGGCGGCACCCGCACGCGGGTGCTGATCATGGACCGCGAGGGCCGGGAGATCGGTCGGGGGGAGGGTTCGGCCACCCTCGTGGACCCGGAAGCCCCGGGCAAGGCCGCCCTGCTGGTGGACACGATCGTGCGCCGGGTGCTGAACGAGCACCGGGTGCCGCGTCCGGCCGCGGCCCTGTGGGCCGCTCTGGCGGGCGCCGGGCGGGAGGTGACCCGGACCCGCATCCGCTCCGAGCTGGAGGAGATCTCGCGCGACATGGTGCGGCGCGTGGGCGTGGGGACCGATGTCGACGCGGCCATCCACGATGCCTTCGACCATCAGCCCGGCATCGTGCTCATCGCCGGGACCGGGACCATCGTGCACGCACTCTCCCCCGGCGGGGAGCGCATGTCGGTGGGGGGGTGGGGCGCACGGCTTGGAGACGAAGGCTCGGGCTACGCCATCGCCCTGGCGGGTCTCAAGGCCATCCTGCGGGCGCAGGACGGCCGCAGCGAGCCGACCGCGCTGACCGGTCTCCTGGCCGACCTGGACCTGGAGACGCCCGCAGCGCTGGTCGACTGGGTGGCACACGCCACCAAGCGGGACGTGGCCGCCCTGGCGCCCCGCGTCGTGGCCATCGCGGACGACGGGGACCCGGTGGCCAAGCAGATCGTCGAGCAGGCGGTCTCCGAGCTGCGTCTCCACCTGAAGGCGATCCTGGAGCGCCTGGGGCCGCAGAGCCGGATCCGCACGGTGGCCCTCGTGGGCGGCCTGGTCATGCCGGGGCGCCCGCTGCGCTCGCGCATGGAGCGCGTCATCGCCGAGCTGGGGCTCGAGATCCTGGCGCGGGAGGTGCGACCGGATCGGGGCGCCGCCCGCTTCGCCATGGACCTGATCGAAGCCACCGTCTGA
- a CDS encoding sodium:solute symporter has product MSEAFTTLDVGVLAAYLIGVTVWGAWLGRGQKGGSDYFLGRRELPWFAVMLSVVATETSTLTFLSIPGVSYLGTLTFLQLTFGYFLGRVAVSLVFLPGYASGDITTAYGMLETRFGTGARRFTSAVFMVTRLLADSVRLFATAIPLAIITGWPYPVSIAAIALLTVVYTYLGGIRAVVWVDALQMGLYLLGGVVALVAIGSAVEGGWGTVLADAAAAGKLQVLDFSFTLSTPYTFWAGVIGGGFLTMASHGTDQLIVQRLLTCRDLRASQKALVGSGIAVLVQFALFLVVGLGLWVYYRTPTGPRVFDRPDEIFARFIVEGLPPGLTGLLMAGVFAAAMSSLSSSINSLASASAYDFWAPLRGITDDGLLLRAGRAFTLIWSALLVGGAVLFIPLSRGTSAVEVALAVASLVYGGLLGAFLLGVRGVRASSAQVALAMSAGIGVVTAIWVVWTAQVAWPWFVPIGSAVTFTTGRILARTRGAQP; this is encoded by the coding sequence GTGAGCGAAGCCTTCACCACCCTCGACGTGGGGGTGCTGGCCGCGTACCTCATCGGCGTCACCGTCTGGGGTGCCTGGCTGGGACGCGGTCAGAAGGGAGGGAGCGACTACTTCCTGGGCCGCCGCGAGCTGCCCTGGTTCGCGGTCATGCTGTCGGTGGTGGCCACCGAGACGAGCACGCTCACCTTCCTGTCGATCCCGGGCGTCTCCTATCTGGGCACGCTGACGTTCCTGCAGCTGACGTTCGGCTACTTCCTGGGCCGGGTCGCGGTGAGCCTCGTCTTCCTCCCGGGCTACGCCAGCGGCGACATCACGACCGCCTACGGGATGCTGGAGACCCGCTTCGGGACGGGCGCGCGCCGCTTCACGTCGGCCGTCTTCATGGTGACCCGCCTGTTGGCGGACTCGGTGCGTCTGTTCGCCACCGCCATCCCGCTGGCCATCATCACCGGCTGGCCCTATCCCGTCTCCATCGCCGCCATCGCCCTGCTCACCGTGGTCTACACCTATCTGGGCGGGATCCGGGCCGTCGTGTGGGTGGACGCGCTCCAGATGGGGTTGTACCTGCTGGGCGGCGTGGTGGCGCTGGTTGCCATCGGGAGCGCGGTCGAGGGCGGGTGGGGCACGGTGCTGGCCGACGCCGCGGCTGCGGGCAAGCTGCAGGTCCTCGACTTCTCGTTCACGCTGTCGACGCCGTACACCTTCTGGGCCGGCGTGATCGGCGGCGGGTTCCTGACCATGGCGTCGCATGGCACGGACCAGCTGATCGTGCAGCGGCTGCTGACCTGCCGGGACCTGCGCGCGAGCCAGAAGGCGCTGGTGGGCAGCGGCATCGCCGTCCTCGTGCAGTTCGCGCTGTTCCTGGTCGTGGGCCTCGGCCTGTGGGTGTACTACCGCACGCCGACCGGGCCCCGCGTCTTCGACCGCCCGGACGAGATCTTCGCCCGCTTCATCGTCGAGGGGCTGCCGCCCGGGCTGACCGGCCTGCTCATGGCCGGCGTCTTCGCGGCCGCGATGTCGTCGCTGTCCTCGTCGATCAACTCGCTGGCCTCGGCGTCCGCCTACGACTTCTGGGCCCCCCTGCGGGGCATCACCGACGACGGGCTCCTGCTCCGCGCCGGACGGGCCTTCACGCTGATCTGGTCCGCCCTCCTGGTGGGGGGCGCGGTGCTCTTCATCCCCCTCAGCCGAGGCACCTCGGCCGTCGAGGTGGCACTTGCGGTCGCCTCTCTGGTGTATGGGGGGCTACTCGGCGCATTCCTGTTGGGTGTACGGGGCGTTCGCGCCTCGTCCGCCCAGGTGGCCCTGGCCATGTCGGCCGGAATCGGGGTCGTCACGGCGATCTGGGTGGTGTGGACCGCCCAGGTGGCCTGGCCCTGGTTCGTGCCCATCGGATCCGCCGTGACGTTCACGACAGGTCGTATTCTTGCCCGAACGCGGGGAGCGCAGCCGTAG
- a CDS encoding Hsp20/alpha crystallin family protein yields MAITRYTARRPNPWQDFDQLFNRFFTDRPLAPEGTSVSDWMPAVDVRESAEELTLTADLPGLTEKDIDIEFENGVLTIRGEKRSEEQKDGERYHIWERRYGSFQRSFTLPRTVKSDSVRAEFDQGVLTVHLPKVPEAKSRKIEVSTRA; encoded by the coding sequence ATGGCCATCACGCGCTACACGGCCCGGCGGCCGAATCCCTGGCAGGACTTCGATCAGCTCTTCAACCGCTTCTTCACCGACCGGCCGCTGGCCCCGGAGGGGACGTCCGTCTCCGACTGGATGCCCGCGGTCGACGTGCGGGAGTCGGCGGAGGAGCTGACGCTGACGGCAGACCTGCCGGGTCTGACGGAGAAGGACATCGACATCGAGTTCGAGAACGGAGTGCTGACGATCCGCGGGGAGAAGCGCAGCGAGGAGCAGAAGGACGGCGAGCGCTATCACATCTGGGAGCGCCGCTACGGATCCTTCCAGCGCTCGTTCACCCTGCCGCGCACGGTCAAGAGCGACTCCGTGCGGGCCGAGTTCGACCAGGGCGTCCTGACGGTGCACCTGCCCAAGGTGCCGGAGGCCAAGAGCCGCAAGATCGAGGTCTCCACGCGCGCCTGA
- the tssK gene encoding type VI secretion system baseplate subunit TssK, with product MIDVNDLRSVNWTTGMLLAPRHFHRQDRFVEAAFGWLVRHCVPGTGLLGGGVRVDASERGLARHDPRVEVSDDGTTLSITVTQARGITPDGRSVEVAPEAPLRARFDKAGLGGQDVVLIHVLATGDREEDDASVGADPANPLQAALLRPRYEVRLGVEADARAGAIVVGRCRRASETLQFELDGEFIPPCVTVAAHSQLFAGWKRLRLGILDLAGRYAELHRVVAHWIQNVGQRGEDVRGDREILAFLERAALGLDTCAYETMDPNVAPERFFQQVDRAGRRAALALDLSPETQLFLRTLTGADARYGALLEDEARSLSASRDIGRLDDLGQALTEAEATLTRLRRLQEALEGRYVDYRMNRSVGALRFLLDHGGEHFYTALATPARAQRDGDVLTYVFSDMSLNGRHEYRLVLMGDADSGLTRQVGETLVVTLRINPVGGKSRPITQTVVCEVPGQRNFAVNFTPPAGVASVEGLHVTVEPGAGFRGAQLYQRRLGLPTAESPVAPVPAPSTAEPRMVAPAEPAPPTRIRIRAPQRPPEV from the coding sequence ATGATCGACGTCAACGACCTGCGCTCGGTGAACTGGACCACCGGGATGCTGCTGGCCCCCCGGCACTTCCACCGCCAGGACCGCTTCGTGGAAGCCGCGTTCGGCTGGCTGGTGCGCCACTGCGTCCCCGGGACCGGTCTGCTCGGTGGCGGCGTGCGCGTCGACGCCTCGGAGCGCGGGCTGGCCCGTCATGATCCCCGTGTGGAGGTGAGCGACGACGGCACCACGCTGTCGATCACCGTGACGCAGGCGCGCGGCATCACGCCGGACGGACGCTCCGTGGAGGTGGCGCCGGAGGCGCCCCTGCGGGCGCGGTTCGACAAGGCCGGGTTGGGCGGGCAGGACGTGGTGCTGATCCACGTGCTGGCCACCGGCGACCGGGAGGAGGACGACGCGTCCGTCGGCGCCGATCCGGCCAACCCGTTGCAGGCCGCGCTGCTCCGGCCCCGCTACGAGGTCCGTCTGGGCGTGGAGGCGGACGCCCGCGCCGGCGCCATCGTGGTCGGACGCTGCCGACGCGCTTCCGAGACGCTGCAGTTCGAGCTGGATGGCGAATTCATCCCGCCGTGCGTGACGGTCGCGGCGCACTCGCAGCTGTTCGCCGGCTGGAAGCGCCTGCGCCTGGGCATCCTGGACCTGGCGGGCCGGTACGCCGAGCTGCACCGGGTCGTGGCCCACTGGATCCAGAACGTGGGCCAGCGGGGGGAGGATGTGCGCGGGGACCGCGAGATCCTGGCGTTCCTGGAGCGCGCGGCGCTCGGGCTCGATACGTGCGCCTACGAGACCATGGATCCCAACGTCGCGCCCGAGCGCTTCTTCCAGCAGGTCGACCGGGCGGGCCGGCGTGCGGCGCTGGCGCTCGACCTGAGTCCCGAGACCCAGCTCTTCCTGCGTACGCTCACCGGGGCGGACGCGCGCTACGGGGCGCTCCTGGAGGACGAAGCCCGCAGCCTGTCCGCCAGCCGCGACATCGGCCGCCTGGACGACCTCGGCCAGGCGCTCACCGAAGCGGAGGCGACGCTGACGCGCCTGCGGCGTCTGCAGGAGGCGCTCGAAGGCCGGTACGTCGACTACCGCATGAACCGCTCGGTGGGCGCGTTGCGCTTCCTGCTCGACCACGGCGGGGAGCACTTCTACACGGCCCTGGCCACCCCGGCGCGCGCACAACGCGACGGCGACGTCCTCACCTACGTGTTCTCCGACATGAGCCTCAACGGACGGCACGAGTACCGCCTGGTGTTGATGGGGGATGCCGACTCCGGGCTCACGCGCCAGGTGGGCGAGACGCTGGTGGTCACGCTGCGCATCAACCCCGTCGGCGGGAAGAGCCGCCCCATCACCCAGACGGTCGTGTGCGAGGTGCCGGGGCAGCGCAACTTCGCCGTCAACTTCACCCCGCCCGCGGGCGTGGCCAGCGTGGAGGGCCTGCACGTCACGGTGGAGCCGGGCGCCGGCTTCCGGGGGGCGCAGCTCTACCAACGCCGATTGGGCCTGCCGACCGCGGAGAGCCCGGTCGCTCCGGTGCCCGCGCCGTCCACCGCGGAGCCGCGCATGGTCGCACCGGCCGAGCCGGCGCCGCCCACCCGCATCCGCATCCGCGCCCCGCAGCGCCCCCCGGAGGTCTGA